A genomic region of Desulfatibacillum aliphaticivorans DSM 15576 contains the following coding sequences:
- a CDS encoding 4Fe-4S dicluster domain-containing protein — protein sequence MARMTVNEFYCKGCGLCIEACPKKIIELASHLNEAGYHPAVCVDQDKCNACTLCYVTCPDGAITIEK from the coding sequence ATGGCGAGGATGACTGTTAACGAGTTCTATTGCAAAGGATGCGGCTTATGCATCGAAGCCTGCCCCAAGAAGATCATTGAACTTGCCTCACACCTGAACGAAGCGGGATACCATCCCGCCGTTTGCGTGGACCAGGACAAGTGCAACGCCTGCACCCTTTGTTACGTGACCTGCCCTGACGGGGCCATCACCATAGAAAAATAG
- a CDS encoding 3-methyl-2-oxobutanoate dehydrogenase subunit VorB yields the protein MGKKVLMKGNEAVAEAAILAGCRHYFAYPITPQSELIEYMAKKMPLVDGTFLQAESEVAAINMVLGAAACGVRVMTSSSSPGISLKQEGISYIAASRLPAVIVNVTRGGPGLGNIAPMQCDYFQATRGGGHGDYYTPVLSPSTVQEFADMAPLAFEIAEKYLTPVMILGDGMLGQMMEPVEFPDSYAPQKDPSEWALGARRTPDDRHIINSLYIDPYVLQEKTETLFEVYEEIKKNEIRFETYNMDADAKYLIVAHGTAARVAKSAVDALKEEGVELALIRPITLWPYPYDAVAEAAKGKEKVITIELSMGQMVEDVKLAVCGECPVEFIGKAGGVVFTPEEIVSLIREKIS from the coding sequence ATGGGCAAAAAGGTTCTGATGAAGGGGAACGAGGCAGTGGCTGAGGCCGCCATATTGGCAGGATGCCGCCATTACTTCGCATACCCCATCACCCCCCAAAGTGAATTGATCGAATACATGGCCAAAAAGATGCCTCTGGTTGACGGCACCTTTTTGCAGGCCGAGAGCGAAGTGGCGGCAATCAACATGGTGCTTGGCGCCGCTGCATGTGGAGTGCGGGTTATGACCTCCTCCTCCTCCCCCGGCATTTCCCTTAAACAAGAGGGCATCTCTTACATTGCGGCTTCCAGGCTTCCCGCAGTCATCGTGAACGTAACCCGTGGAGGCCCTGGCCTGGGCAACATCGCGCCCATGCAGTGCGACTATTTTCAGGCCACCCGCGGCGGCGGACACGGCGACTATTACACGCCGGTCTTGAGCCCGTCCACGGTCCAGGAATTCGCCGACATGGCCCCCCTGGCCTTTGAGATCGCCGAAAAGTATCTGACTCCGGTCATGATCCTGGGCGACGGCATGCTGGGCCAGATGATGGAGCCCGTGGAGTTCCCGGATTCCTATGCGCCCCAGAAGGACCCCTCCGAATGGGCTCTGGGCGCACGGAGAACTCCGGACGACAGGCACATCATCAACTCCCTGTACATCGATCCGTACGTGCTTCAGGAAAAAACGGAAACCCTGTTTGAGGTCTACGAGGAAATCAAGAAAAACGAAATCCGTTTTGAGACCTATAACATGGACGCCGACGCCAAATACCTGATCGTGGCCCACGGCACGGCCGCCCGCGTGGCCAAGTCCGCCGTGGACGCCCTGAAGGAAGAAGGCGTGGAACTCGCGTTGATCCGCCCGATTACACTGTGGCCCTATCCCTACGACGCCGTAGCGGAAGCGGCCAAGGGCAAGGAAAAGGTCATTACCATCGAGCTCAGCATGGGCCAGATGGTGGAAGACGTGAAGCTGGCGGTCTGCGGCGAATGTCCGGTGGAATTCATCGGCAAGGCCGGGGGCGTGGTTTTCACTCCCGAAGAGATTGTTTCTTTAATCAGGGAGAAAATATCATGA
- a CDS encoding thiamine pyrophosphate-dependent enzyme: MTVFKGRTKGLTDAKLSYCPGCLHGVAHRLIGESMEELGIIEKTIGIAPVGCSVFAYNFFACDVIQVPHGRAPAVATGMHRARPDRIVFTYQGDGDLAAIGTAETIHAANRSENITIFFVNNATYGMTGGQMAPTTLPGMKATTAPYGRDVSDTGYPMRLCEILSQLEMTNYIERVSLLSPKDILKAKKAVKKALQYNIDGKGLSFVEMISTCPTNWGMDPLKAREWAKENMLPVFPLGVFKDRAAEEAKEKEAE, translated from the coding sequence ATGACTGTTTTTAAAGGAAGAACCAAAGGACTCACGGACGCCAAACTGAGCTACTGCCCCGGCTGTCTGCACGGCGTGGCCCACAGGCTCATCGGCGAGTCCATGGAAGAGCTGGGAATCATCGAAAAGACCATCGGCATCGCGCCCGTGGGCTGTTCGGTTTTTGCATACAACTTTTTCGCCTGCGACGTCATCCAGGTGCCCCACGGCAGGGCGCCGGCCGTGGCCACGGGCATGCACCGCGCCCGTCCGGACCGGATCGTCTTCACCTATCAGGGCGACGGCGACCTGGCGGCCATCGGCACGGCGGAGACCATTCACGCAGCCAACCGCAGCGAAAACATCACGATTTTCTTCGTGAATAACGCGACCTACGGCATGACAGGCGGCCAGATGGCGCCCACCACCCTGCCCGGCATGAAGGCGACCACCGCCCCTTACGGCAGGGACGTGAGCGACACAGGCTATCCCATGAGGCTGTGCGAGATCCTGTCTCAACTGGAAATGACCAATTACATCGAGCGGGTGTCCCTGCTTTCGCCCAAAGACATTTTGAAGGCCAAAAAGGCCGTCAAGAAAGCTCTTCAGTACAACATTGACGGCAAGGGGCTTTCCTTTGTGGAAATGATCTCCACCTGCCCCACCAACTGGGGTATGGATCCCCTGAAGGCAAGGGAGTGGGCCAAGGAAAACATGCTTCCCGTCTTCCCCCTGGGCGTGTTCAAGGACAGGGCGGCTGAAGAAGCCAAGGAAAAGGAGGCGGAATAA
- a CDS encoding 2-oxoacid:acceptor oxidoreductase family protein — translation MATTRILCAGFGGQGALLIGKLVAEAGMAEGKFVTWLPSYGPEMRGGTANVMVVVSDKPVGSPIFTKMDVLVALNQPSLEKFAKDTKDGGLIITNSDLCGEPENKDKIKLAPVPLTKIAEEIGNVKAANMVGVGALLQLTGCVDRKSVEDYLSHMMKEKNPALLETNMAAIDKGASYVS, via the coding sequence ATGGCGACCACAAGAATTCTTTGCGCGGGATTCGGCGGACAAGGCGCACTCCTGATCGGCAAGCTGGTTGCCGAAGCCGGCATGGCCGAAGGCAAGTTCGTAACCTGGCTGCCTTCCTACGGCCCTGAAATGCGCGGCGGAACCGCCAACGTCATGGTGGTGGTCTCGGATAAGCCCGTGGGCTCCCCCATCTTCACCAAGATGGACGTGCTCGTGGCTCTGAACCAGCCCTCTTTGGAAAAGTTCGCCAAGGACACCAAGGACGGCGGCCTCATCATCACCAATTCCGACCTGTGCGGCGAGCCGGAAAACAAGGATAAAATCAAGCTGGCCCCGGTGCCCTTGACCAAAATCGCCGAGGAAATCGGCAACGTCAAGGCCGCCAATATGGTGGGCGTAGGCGCTCTCTTGCAGCTCACCGGCTGCGTGGACCGCAAAAGCGTGGAAGATTATCTTTCTCACATGATGAAGGAAAAGAATCCCGCCCTGTTGGAAACCAACATGGCGGCCATCGACAAAGGCGCATCCTACGTGTCCTGA
- the tnpC gene encoding IS66 family transposase, translated as MKPKRPISNLDWQLTPQPVREYVLYLERTVQQLQQSVDQLTQLVQEQGQIIQQQNKRIEKLEARLNKNSGNSNKPPSSDPPYQGPRKTSAPKKTGARKGGQKGHKGHRQALMKPTSTVDVLPVQCSCGCRDLSPCREEPFHTHQVVEFPEIPMDITHFHLFSAKCRHCGRKVKGRIPEESKTGYGPRFSALVAQLSGVCGESRETVRDFVRSVLGVPISTGGIQRILDRTSQALSPVYDAIAREVRNAPVNHVDETSWKNEAKLEWLWVMANRRAAFFMIHKNRSYQAFCQLVDAWEGILISDDYALYRKWVNERQSCLGHHTRRARDLSQRKDPELARFGAHLKNELKRLMKWEHETPAMGEWRAFMARFKGLLNKHCQRKDESGVLSRRLVKEMESLWLFLSEPEVEPTNNRAERALRFGVLWRKRSLGTQSEKGDRWVERILSLKHTCGMHGIPVYPRLVQIISDFLNGRPTDLAWISSLG; from the coding sequence ATGAAACCCAAGCGCCCCATATCCAACCTGGACTGGCAACTCACTCCCCAACCTGTGCGTGAGTATGTGCTCTATCTGGAACGCACCGTCCAACAGCTTCAACAATCCGTGGACCAACTCACCCAGCTTGTTCAGGAACAAGGCCAAATCATTCAACAGCAAAACAAACGCATTGAAAAGCTGGAAGCCCGGCTCAACAAGAACTCCGGCAATTCCAACAAGCCGCCTTCCTCCGATCCGCCGTACCAGGGTCCCAGGAAGACAAGCGCCCCCAAGAAAACCGGTGCAAGGAAGGGCGGCCAAAAAGGTCACAAAGGACATCGCCAAGCCCTTATGAAGCCCACCAGCACCGTGGACGTCCTGCCCGTCCAATGCTCCTGCGGGTGTCGTGACCTGTCCCCCTGCAGGGAAGAACCCTTTCATACGCATCAGGTTGTGGAGTTCCCGGAAATCCCCATGGACATCACCCATTTCCATCTGTTCTCCGCTAAGTGCCGCCATTGCGGGCGCAAGGTCAAGGGACGCATCCCGGAGGAAAGCAAGACCGGCTACGGCCCCCGGTTCTCCGCCCTGGTCGCCCAACTTTCCGGCGTGTGCGGGGAGTCCAGGGAAACGGTCCGGGATTTTGTCCGGTCCGTTCTGGGGGTTCCCATTTCCACAGGGGGGATCCAACGCATCCTGGACAGGACGTCCCAGGCCCTTTCCCCGGTTTACGACGCCATCGCCCGCGAAGTCCGGAACGCCCCGGTCAACCATGTGGATGAAACCTCCTGGAAAAACGAGGCAAAACTCGAGTGGCTGTGGGTCATGGCCAACCGCAGGGCGGCGTTCTTCATGATCCACAAGAACCGCTCTTACCAAGCCTTTTGCCAATTGGTGGATGCCTGGGAGGGCATCCTGATTAGCGATGACTACGCCCTTTACCGCAAATGGGTTAATGAGCGGCAATCCTGCCTGGGCCATCACACCCGCCGGGCCAGGGACCTCTCCCAAAGAAAAGACCCTGAGTTGGCCCGGTTCGGAGCCCATCTCAAAAACGAGTTGAAACGCCTCATGAAATGGGAGCATGAAACGCCCGCCATGGGCGAGTGGCGGGCCTTCATGGCCCGGTTCAAGGGACTTTTGAACAAGCACTGTCAACGCAAGGATGAGAGCGGGGTCTTGTCCCGGCGCCTCGTCAAGGAGATGGAAAGCCTGTGGCTCTTTTTGTCCGAACCCGAGGTGGAGCCCACCAATAATCGGGCGGAGCGGGCCTTGCGTTTCGGGGTGCTGTGGCGCAAACGCAGCCTGGGAACCCAGAGCGAAAAAGGCGACCGCTGGGTGGAGCGCATCCTCAGCCTCAAGCATACCTGCGGGATGCACGGCATCCCTGTGTATCCCAGGCTCGTCCAAATTATCTCCGACTTCCTCAATGGCCGACCAACCGATCTTGCATGGATCAGCAGTCTGGGCTAA
- a CDS encoding dockerin type I repeat-containing protein — MSPHFVSLGDVNDSGAVNLTDAVLALQALAGMETAGEVCDAADFNGDGMIGLAEVMYIFQVIRASK; from the coding sequence ATGTCGCCCCATTTTGTTTCGCTAGGCGACGTCAACGACAGCGGCGCGGTCAACCTGACGGACGCCGTGCTTGCCCTTCAGGCCCTGGCCGGGATGGAGACGGCCGGGGAGGTCTGCGATGCAGCCGATTTCAACGGCGACGGCATGATCGGCTTGGCCGAGGTGATGTATATCTTCCAGGTTATTCGCGCAAGCAAATAG
- a CDS encoding FG-GAP repeat protein, which translates to MKVLFQTVIILIAWVSCAYAVPFRLPIPDGISIHSYAMDDSYIFAGAPGVTVGENASQGAVLVFERTGDNTWEHTTTIHASDGDQSDYFGYAVSYNGSGTLIVGAYGAEYEGYNRGAIYKFNLSGGHWGSGTKYGNENCSSSAHFGVSVDCFQDTIIVGAPRHYYGGRLGMVTIMNMSNGEVLRTHTGKPSTVFGFTGSNLGKDVGIYGKYAVASAPGDKNNGSREGRVWVFDESIEDSEGNPYGVAQYLENPVSTPEYIYFGRKVALSHVTRDLLVGDCDESSEADYAGVVHHFYLNPISGQWELRQSYRGEARTNYAFGAAIAISGDTALIGAPGYRNLPYMGAVYRYKHGGGWSYDDMLVDVTGTANPGFGGGNICISDDYYLIDEIVC; encoded by the coding sequence ATGAAGGTTTTATTTCAAACGGTAATCATATTGATTGCCTGGGTGAGTTGCGCCTACGCGGTTCCGTTTCGGCTGCCTATTCCGGATGGCATAAGCATCCATTCCTATGCAATGGACGATTCCTACATTTTTGCGGGAGCGCCCGGTGTAACAGTAGGAGAGAACGCTTCCCAGGGCGCAGTCCTTGTTTTTGAAAGAACGGGTGACAATACCTGGGAGCACACCACAACCATTCACGCTTCCGATGGCGACCAAAGCGATTATTTTGGGTATGCAGTGTCCTATAACGGTTCCGGAACATTGATTGTCGGCGCTTATGGCGCCGAGTACGAAGGCTATAATCGCGGCGCCATATATAAGTTCAACCTTTCCGGCGGGCACTGGGGCTCCGGGACTAAATACGGCAATGAGAACTGCAGCAGCTCCGCCCACTTTGGAGTTTCCGTTGATTGTTTTCAGGATACAATCATTGTCGGCGCGCCGCGGCATTACTACGGAGGACGCCTGGGCATGGTCACCATAATGAATATGTCCAACGGGGAGGTCTTGAGGACGCACACGGGAAAACCATCCACCGTCTTCGGCTTTACCGGCTCCAATTTAGGAAAGGATGTGGGCATTTATGGAAAATACGCCGTCGCCTCCGCTCCTGGAGACAAGAATAACGGCTCAAGAGAGGGACGTGTATGGGTCTTTGATGAAAGTATTGAGGATTCGGAAGGAAACCCCTATGGGGTTGCACAATATCTTGAGAATCCTGTCAGCACGCCGGAGTATATCTATTTTGGACGAAAAGTGGCCCTTTCCCACGTGACGCGAGACCTTCTGGTCGGCGATTGCGACGAAAGCAGCGAGGCGGATTATGCCGGGGTCGTTCACCACTTTTACCTGAATCCTATAAGTGGACAATGGGAGCTGCGGCAGAGTTACAGAGGCGAAGCGAGAACGAATTACGCTTTTGGGGCGGCCATCGCAATATCCGGGGATACGGCTTTAATCGGAGCTCCGGGGTATCGGAACCTGCCATATATGGGAGCTGTATACCGGTATAAACATGGAGGAGGCTGGTCCTACGATGACATGCTTGTTGACGTGACCGGGACGGCCAATCCGGGCTTCGGCGGGGGGAATATTTGCATTTCCGACGATTATTATCTCATTGATGAGATTGTATGTTAA
- a CDS encoding DNA methyltransferase, whose product MPKPPLELQTTTLWEYPSQHYGDGNQGDKNYIGATPSWIIWNLLQRYTNPKDLVVDPMAGSGTTLDVARDISRRALGYDLQPTRKDIFRSDARKLPLENEKADFVFIDPPYSTHVKYSGLPDCIGELSANEPDYYKAMEIVIKEINRILRPDRYMALYVSDSFEKDKAFNAIGFELFKRMQKYFDPVDIICVVRHNAKLKKNNWRAAAAEGNFFLRGFNYLFIMHKPLKSKAAPKKWAPERRPRQEVKDHVESRKPRRDGAKPAWEKKKDGDTPAWEKKRDGAKPAWQGKKQKKDFVDGRGKSPDFKRGRQQGSYKDEDQPDFSENSGRGKPYRQGRQSRHSGSDQWEQPDKRRSGGGFQKPGKKDGPERPGPKKGSGKPAAKGSGPGRPKTKPGRKPNAPRKKNRP is encoded by the coding sequence ATGCCAAAACCGCCGTTGGAACTGCAAACCACCACGTTATGGGAATACCCGTCCCAGCATTACGGAGACGGAAATCAGGGCGACAAAAACTACATCGGCGCCACGCCGTCCTGGATCATCTGGAACCTTTTACAGCGCTATACCAATCCCAAGGATCTGGTAGTGGACCCCATGGCCGGCAGCGGCACCACCCTGGACGTGGCCAGGGACATCTCCCGCAGGGCGCTGGGCTACGACCTTCAGCCCACCCGCAAGGACATATTCAGGTCCGACGCCCGCAAGCTGCCCCTGGAGAATGAAAAGGCGGATTTTGTCTTCATCGACCCGCCCTACTCCACCCATGTAAAATACTCGGGCCTGCCCGATTGCATCGGCGAGCTTTCCGCTAACGAGCCGGATTACTACAAAGCCATGGAAATAGTGATCAAGGAGATCAACCGGATTTTACGGCCGGACCGGTACATGGCGCTGTACGTTTCCGACTCCTTTGAAAAGGACAAGGCTTTCAACGCCATTGGATTTGAATTGTTCAAGCGGATGCAAAAGTACTTCGATCCCGTGGACATCATCTGCGTGGTTCGGCATAACGCCAAACTGAAAAAAAACAACTGGCGCGCGGCGGCCGCGGAAGGGAATTTTTTCCTGCGCGGATTCAACTATCTGTTCATCATGCACAAGCCCTTGAAAAGCAAAGCGGCGCCCAAGAAATGGGCGCCCGAACGCAGGCCCAGGCAGGAAGTCAAGGATCATGTGGAATCCCGGAAGCCCAGAAGGGATGGGGCCAAACCAGCTTGGGAGAAAAAAAAGGACGGAGATACACCGGCCTGGGAGAAAAAAAGAGACGGGGCCAAACCAGCCTGGCAGGGTAAAAAACAAAAGAAGGATTTTGTGGACGGCCGCGGCAAGTCGCCGGACTTCAAAAGAGGCCGACAGCAGGGTTCTTATAAGGACGAAGATCAGCCTGATTTTTCGGAAAACTCAGGAAGGGGCAAGCCCTACCGCCAGGGCAGGCAAAGCAGGCATTCAGGATCGGACCAGTGGGAGCAGCCGGACAAAAGGCGCAGCGGAGGAGGATTTCAAAAACCCGGCAAGAAAGACGGACCGGAAAGGCCCGGCCCGAAGAAGGGCTCCGGCAAGCCTGCCGCCAAAGGGTCCGGCCCCGGGCGCCCCAAAACCAAACCAGGGAGGAAGCCTAATGCACCGAGGAAAAAAAATCGCCCGTAG
- a CDS encoding DUF3124 domain-containing protein encodes MHRGKKIARRRLVFFSLLLVFILPGLTPAMDQPVLSKGQTVYVPVYSNVYSGPRANVFQLAAMVSIRNTDPKESIKIVRADYYDNEGKLVERYFPGGKNLAPLASTHIYIKEYDEKGGPGANFIITWQAKGQVNEPVIEALMLGLKGGQGISFLCPAKVIDVQN; translated from the coding sequence ATGCACCGAGGAAAAAAAATCGCCCGTAGACGTCTTGTATTTTTCAGTCTTTTGCTTGTTTTTATTTTACCCGGCTTGACCCCGGCCATGGACCAGCCTGTGCTGTCCAAGGGCCAAACCGTGTATGTGCCTGTATATTCAAATGTTTATTCCGGCCCAAGGGCTAATGTGTTTCAGCTCGCCGCCATGGTGAGCATCCGCAACACCGATCCTAAGGAGTCCATCAAAATCGTTCGTGCGGACTATTACGACAACGAAGGCAAGCTGGTGGAACGCTATTTCCCGGGAGGAAAAAACCTCGCCCCCTTGGCATCCACGCATATTTACATTAAGGAATATGATGAAAAGGGAGGCCCGGGCGCCAATTTCATCATTACCTGGCAGGCGAAGGGACAGGTTAATGAGCCTGTTATTGAAGCCCTGATGCTGGGCCTTAAGGGCGGCCAGGGGATTTCGTTTTTATGCCCGGCGAAGGTCATTGACGTCCAAAATTAA
- a CDS encoding MFS transporter yields MQSEKKPSPFALRNVKLFVAFGVFFNSRFYYPVFSILFLDFGLTLSQFAILNAIWAATIVMCEVPSGALADAFGRKRLLVLAGALMVLEMLLIAFCPRGNPNLLFLVFAINRMCSGVAEASASGADEAIAYDTLKKYGDPNDWGVIMDWRIRFKSVGFIFAMILGGIVYDPTVVQKVVSWLGSDMVVTQETTLRLPIYMTLVLAVMTLAVTLMMKEERVDDGGQGEDSAPSIKDAFAITFRAGRWILRTPFVLTVIIAGLLFDSVARMIVTMASQYYRLIDVPEALFGLIWAGIAVMGFFVPRLARYLSENKTPLFNLGFMVVVVLIGVSGMSMFIPWWGVIPAMLLFANMNVLDFFLSFYINRATRSDRRATVLSFKGLALNLGYGAIGILYSLLLARLRTGLSADQPGMEELALKNAVFIDSMIYFVGYFLVGLAILIILGAWLLRGSREHKEIRPQQELG; encoded by the coding sequence ATGCAAAGCGAAAAAAAGCCGTCTCCGTTTGCCTTACGCAACGTCAAATTATTTGTGGCCTTTGGAGTCTTTTTCAATTCCCGGTTTTATTACCCGGTTTTTTCCATCCTGTTTTTGGATTTCGGCCTGACATTAAGCCAGTTCGCCATATTGAACGCCATCTGGGCGGCGACCATCGTCATGTGCGAGGTGCCTTCCGGCGCCTTGGCCGACGCATTCGGCAGAAAGCGCCTGCTGGTGCTGGCCGGCGCGCTCATGGTGCTGGAAATGCTTTTGATCGCCTTTTGCCCGCGGGGCAACCCCAACCTGTTGTTTCTGGTTTTTGCAATCAACCGCATGTGCAGCGGCGTGGCCGAGGCTTCGGCCAGCGGCGCGGACGAGGCCATCGCCTACGACACGCTAAAAAAATATGGAGATCCCAACGACTGGGGCGTTATCATGGACTGGCGCATCCGGTTCAAGTCCGTGGGCTTTATCTTCGCCATGATTTTGGGCGGCATCGTCTACGACCCCACTGTGGTGCAGAAAGTCGTTTCGTGGCTGGGTTCGGATATGGTCGTCACCCAGGAAACCACTTTGCGCCTTCCTATCTACATGACCTTGGTCCTGGCCGTGATGACTCTGGCCGTCACCCTGATGATGAAGGAAGAACGGGTGGACGATGGCGGCCAGGGAGAGGACTCCGCTCCGTCGATCAAGGACGCCTTCGCCATTACCTTTCGGGCGGGACGCTGGATTTTGCGCACGCCCTTTGTGCTGACGGTTATTATCGCCGGCCTGCTGTTTGACAGCGTGGCCCGCATGATCGTCACCATGGCCAGCCAGTATTACCGCTTGATCGACGTCCCGGAGGCCCTGTTCGGCTTGATCTGGGCGGGCATTGCCGTCATGGGTTTTTTCGTGCCCCGTCTGGCCAGATACCTTTCCGAAAACAAAACCCCGCTGTTCAACCTGGGCTTTATGGTTGTTGTCGTGCTTATCGGGGTTTCGGGCATGTCCATGTTCATCCCCTGGTGGGGCGTGATTCCGGCCATGCTTTTGTTTGCTAACATGAACGTGCTGGATTTTTTCCTGAGCTTTTACATTAACCGGGCCACCCGGTCGGACAGGCGGGCAACGGTGCTGAGCTTCAAGGGGCTTGCATTGAACCTGGGCTACGGCGCCATCGGCATTCTGTATTCCCTGCTTCTGGCGCGGCTGCGCACCGGACTTTCGGCGGATCAGCCGGGCATGGAGGAACTGGCCCTGAAAAACGCCGTGTTCATTGATTCCATGATTTACTTTGTGGGGTATTTCCTGGTGGGGCTGGCGATTCTGATAATCCTGGGCGCCTGGCTGCTTCGGGGATCCAGGGAGCATAAGGAAATCAGGCCTCAGCAGGAGCTTGGATAA
- a CDS encoding EFR1 family ferrodoxin (N-terminal region resembles flavodoxins. C-terminal ferrodoxin region binds two 4Fe-4S clusters.), which translates to MNFQALKLAYFSPTGTTRKVLQSIAEGIGAENVEHIDLTLPQSDDGSITAKSDELVVMGVPVYEGRVARAAIPRLERLKGDKTPAVIVVMYGNRDFEDALIELSDLSKEWGFLPIAGGAFIGEHSFASEDKPLANGRPDAEDLGKAKAFGAQIRAKIDGLEAVDDAALVEVPGNKPYIFRDRSAWEHIAASTIEETCTLCGDCVDMCPMGAITIEDDAVKTDNMACILCCACIKGCPVNAREVNNPDIAKIFGWVCKHYQERREPQSFV; encoded by the coding sequence ATGAATTTTCAGGCCTTGAAATTAGCGTATTTCTCCCCCACGGGAACCACCAGAAAAGTCCTCCAGAGCATCGCCGAAGGCATTGGCGCGGAAAATGTCGAGCACATCGACCTGACCCTGCCGCAATCTGACGACGGAAGCATTACCGCAAAATCCGATGAATTGGTTGTTATGGGCGTCCCTGTTTATGAAGGCAGGGTCGCCAGAGCCGCCATTCCCAGATTGGAGCGTCTGAAAGGCGACAAAACCCCGGCTGTGATCGTCGTCATGTACGGCAATCGGGATTTTGAAGACGCTTTGATCGAACTGAGCGACCTGAGCAAGGAATGGGGCTTTTTGCCCATTGCCGGCGGCGCTTTTATCGGCGAGCATTCTTTCGCCAGCGAAGACAAACCCCTGGCCAACGGACGCCCGGACGCAGAGGACCTGGGAAAGGCCAAGGCCTTCGGCGCCCAGATCCGCGCAAAGATTGACGGCCTGGAAGCGGTTGACGACGCGGCCTTGGTCGAAGTTCCCGGCAATAAACCCTATATCTTTCGCGACAGAAGCGCCTGGGAGCACATTGCCGCCTCCACCATTGAAGAAACCTGCACCCTGTGCGGAGACTGCGTGGACATGTGCCCCATGGGCGCCATCACCATTGAAGACGATGCGGTCAAGACCGACAACATGGCCTGCATCCTGTGCTGCGCCTGCATCAAGGGATGCCCCGTCAACGCGCGGGAGGTGAACAATCCGGACATTGCTAAAATTTTCGGATGGGTGTGCAAGCATTACCAGGAGCGCAGAGAGCCCCAGAGTTTCGTCTGA